From one Triticum urartu cultivar G1812 chromosome 3, Tu2.1, whole genome shotgun sequence genomic stretch:
- the LOC125542646 gene encoding G-type lectin S-receptor-like serine/threonine-protein kinase At2g19130, with protein sequence MAMVPLHILLGLLLLLQATPPCSSASGDTLAAGQVLTVGDKLISANGRFALGFFQFPPPSNTTVSKPNTTTSTSPSSNWYLVIWFYKIPVFTTVWVANRDDPIVDPKPNLTQLKISSDGNLVIIHDDVVIWSTRVVKNNRTQTNSINTTSVVLMDSANLALTSSSGQRLWESFDYPTDVVLPGAKFGWNKVTGLNRRAISRKSIIDPGLGSYSIELETNGTGIVLQRRKPSVVYRVYAPETSEILKLLPRIQKILQLDPQTKDLIIPHYNNTREEEYYMYTSLDESSSSFLSLDISGQIKLNIWSQANQSWQAVFADPVDVCTPAATCGPFTLCDANAQPPCDCMENFSKKSPQHWAFGDRTHGCIRNTPLYCTSGKNTTTSTDMFHPIAKVTLPYNSQSVNLATTRSKCEESCLSSCSCTAYSYSNSNCSVWHGKLLAVSLSDGLEISSEDILYLRLAAKDLPSLGKDKRKPNVGVVTAASISSFGLLILMLLLVIWRKKLGWCGSPLYGNQGPSGLIAFRYTDLVHATKNFSEKLGTGGFGSVYKGALSDSTTIAVKRLDGARQGEKQFRAEVSSIGLIQHVNLVKLIGFCCQGDNRLLVYEHMFNGSLDGHLFKSNAFVLNWDIRYQIVLGIARGLSYLHQSCRECIIHCDIKPENILLNASFSPKIADFGMAAFVGRNFSRVLTTFRGTVGYLAPEWLSGVAITPKVDVYSFGMVLFEIISGKRNLPETCTGSGAGDHVEYFPLQVISKLCGGDMQSLVDPQLHGDFDLKQAERVCKVALWCIQDDESDRPTMGEVVRVLEGLQEIDMLPMPKLLAAITGRPNGTSV encoded by the coding sequence ATGGCCATGGTTCCCCTCCACATACTACTCGGCCTTCTGCTCCTCTTGCAAGCTACTCCTCCATGCTCCTCGGCAAGTGGCGATACTCTCGCCGCGGGCCAGGTGCTCACCGTCGGGGACAAGCTCATCTCAGCAAACGGCAGGTTTGCGCTCGGCTTCTTCCAGTTTCCGCCACCAAGTAACACTACTGTTAGCAAGCCCAACACCACCACCTCCACTTCCCCAAGCTCCAACTGGTACCTTGTCATATGGTTTTACAAGATACCAGTTTTTACTACCGTGTGGGTCGCCAATAGGGACGACCCAATCGTCGACCCCAAACCCAACCTCACACAGCTCAAAATCTCAAGCGATGGCAACCTTGTCATCATACATGATGATGTTGTAATCTGGTCCACTCGTGTTGTAAAAAACAATAGGACACAAACCAACAGCATAAACACCACCAGTGTAGTCCTCATGGACAGTGCAAACCTAGCCCTCACATCATCATCTGGACAACGGTTATGGGAAAGCTTCGACTACCCAACAGATGTTGTGCTCCCTGGTGCCAAATTTGGCTGGAACAAGGTCACCGGTTTGAACCGTCGGGCAATCTCAAGAAAGAGCATCATTGATCCGGGGCTTGGCTCATATAGCATCGAGCTAGAAACCAATGGAACCGGGATAGTCCTCCAGCGCCGCAAACCCTCCGTTGTGTATCGGGTTTATGCGCCTGAAACATCAGAGATATTGAAACTTTTGCCGAGAATCCAGAAGATTCTACAACTGGATCCACAGACAAAAGATTTGATTATCCCACATTATAACAATACCAGAGAAGAGGAGTACTATATGTACACCTCCCTAGATGAATCATCCTCCTCATTTCTCTCACTAGACATCTCTGGTCAAATCAAGCTGAATATCTGGTCACAAGCCAATCAATCTTGGCAAGCTGTATTTGCCGACCCTGTTGATGTCTGCACCCCAGCTGCAACCTGCGGACCTTTCACGTTATGCGACGCCAATGCGCAACCACCATGTGATTGCATGGAGAACTTCTCTAAGAAGTCGCCACAACATTGGGCGTTTGGTGATCGAACACATGGGTGCATCAGAAATACACCGCTATATTGCACCAGTGGCAAGAACACAACAACTTCGACAGACATGTTCCACCCAATTGCCAAAGTTACATTGCCCTACAACTCGCAAAGTGTAAACCTTGCTACCACTCGTAGTAAGTGTGAGGAATCTTGTCTCAGCTCGTGCTCCTGCACGGCTTATTCCTATAGCAATAGCAATTGCTCTGTCTGGCATGGGAAACTGCTTGCTGTAAGTCTCAGTGATGGCCTTGAAATTAGTTCTGAAGATATTCTTTACCTGCGCCTTGCCGCCAAAGATCTGCCAAGTTTGGGaaaagacaaaagaaaaccaAATGTTGGAGTTGTTACTGCTGCAAGCATTAGTAGTTTTGGGTTACTAATTCTCATGTTGTTGTTAGTGATTTGGAGGAAAAAACTTGGGTGGTGTGGTTCCCCTTTATATGGCAACCAAGGCCCTAGTGGGTTAATCGCGTTTAGGTACACTGATTTAGTTCATGCTACAAAAAACTTCTCTGAAAAGTTGGGAACAGGTGGTTTTGGTTCTGTATATAAGGGAGCACTAAGTGACTCGACTACTATAGCAGTAAAAAGGCTTGATGGTGCCCGCCAGGGGGAGAAGCAATTCAGAGCTGAGGTGAGCTCAATTGGACTGATTCAACATGTTAACCTAGTCAAATTGATTGGCTTCTGTTGCCAAGGTGATAACAGATTACTTGTGTATGAGCATATGTTTAATGGATCTCTTGATGGACATCTATTTAAGAGCAATGCCTTTGTCCTGAATTGGGACATTAGGTACCAAATAGTCCTAGGAATCGCTAGAGGACTATCCTACTTGCATCAGAGTTGTCGCGAGTGCATCATACACTGCGATATTAAGCCAGAGAACATACTGCTCAATGCATCATTTTCTCCTAAAATTGCAGACTTTGGGATGGCAGCTTTTGTGGGCAGGAACTTTAGTCGAGTATTGACTACATTCAGAGGAACTGTGGGTTATCTTGCCCCAGAATGGCTTAGTGGAGTTGCTATCACACCCAAAGTTGATGTTTACAGCTTTGGCATGGTACTGTTTGAGATCATATCAGGAAAGAGAAATTTACCTGAAACATGTACTGGTAGCGGTGCCGGCGATCATGTTGAATATTTCCCTCTGCAAGTCATCAGCAAGCTTTGTGGGGGAGATATGCAGAGTTTGGTCGATCCACAACTACATGGTGACTTTGATTTGAAACAGGCTGAGAGGGTTTGCAAAGTGGCGTTATGGTGCATCCAAGATGACGAGTCTGATCGACCGACGATGGGTGAAGTGGTTCGGGTTCTCGAGGGTCTCCAGGAGATCGACATGCTTCCGATGCCAAAGCTACTTGCAGCTATAACTGGACGCCCTAATGGAACTTCAGTGTAA